GGAAAAGCCACCTTTCCTTTGCTTAGACCTGTGGCCTGCTTCCTTTTAATGTTCTAGGTTTTGATGTGTTCGCTAGCTCAGCTGTGTTGATCTTAGGAACACGAGCAGCAGCAAAACGTCTCCGTGTTAGATGTGGTTGGTGTCTCCACCTGCCTTCCCTGCACTGTGCACGTACTGCAGGCTGCAAGAGAAAACATCTCCCGACTCTGGGTGTGGAACTCAAAGTTGCTGGGGTTGCAGAGCAGATCCTGTGCTAAAGGAGCACCTCGAAGCATTGTCTAGATGTCTGCTCCCAGCAAGCGCAGCTAGTCCTGGAGATTGCCACCAGTGCGATCCCGGAGATTACCTCGAGCTGCAGCTCCATCTGAAAAGGTAAATGTGACCTTGGAAGAAGAGGGGATTTGTCAGTTTGTGCATGAACTCCTGGCTCGTGGGAGCCCTTGTCTTCTACCTGCACCTTCCTACAGCCCAGGAGAAGCAGGTAGCAGCGTGTAGAGGAGCTGTGTCCTTAGCCAGACAACATCCCCCATTGCTCACCCCCAACCAAGAACCAAGAAGGACAGCTTTTAAGTGCCCCCCTTCcctctttgtttctctgaaagagTTTCAGTGATTTCCCACTCAGGGCATCAGCTTTAACAAAGTCCCTTTATAAATCCTACCCATGTGCTCACTGGTTTTGACTTTGGCTCCTCATTCACAGCTGTGGGCTTTCAGTCCAGGAGCTGGATGGGTGCTGGTGTGTCTGGTAGAGCAATTGGTAAATCCTTTAAACACAGGGAAAACCTGAAGGCATTTCACCTGCGGAGGTTCAATCAGCATAATCCTGGTATGATCAGGTGCTCTGGCATCCagaaatttcaggaaagaaaagggttCCCTCTAAATTTATAGACACAGAGACCTTGTAACTCGTCTGACCCTTTTATTCTGCTGGAGGTAATATCCATTTGGGTGCTGTCAGCAGGAAGCACTGAAGTTGGTGTGGcgaagaggaggggaaggcaaCCGGGGCCTGAAAGGGGACATGTAGTGATAAATGCAGAAATCTGCTGGCAGGAGAAAGTCCCTGTAAGCAGAACCAAGCAGTTCCTTTAAAGAGTGTCCGATTGTCAGGGATCCCAGCACAGAAGTGGAAGACCACAAAGGAGAGTCCTCAatagcagctgctgggctttgaGAAGACCACCTTGCCTTCCAgaccctgcagcactgctgctgtggcagaTACCTGGCTGAGGTTtgctctccctcctgcccatCCTGGTGCCCTGCAcgccaccagccccaggggacTGCTCAGCCCTTGACTCTTCCCTCTCTGCCAGCTGACCTCACCCACGAGCTCTTCGATTTTTCACGTGCAGTGAAACTGGTAAGGTATAAATTGCTCCGtctgcttcccttttcctgtgCCAACTCGCCTGGCGGTAAAGGCAGTAATGGCTCTGGCCCCAAGCCCAACTTTCCTAGAGTTTTTTGCAAGCACCCAATGTACTGCAGGGCCTATGGGAAGAAGTGACTTCCCTCTCCTTGGGGTTTTATTCATGCATGTGTTTGTGGCACTGGGATACATTGTGGCTACCACAGCCCATaccactgctgccagccccttcccttAGCAGCTGGgcatctcctccttcctctccatttAAAAGTCTTTCCATTCCCATTTCTCCCTTTTAGCTTTTCTTCCGTTTTGTGGTTGACTTCACCAAAAGAAACTTAACAGCAAATTTTGTTTGGCCCTCTCGACATCTGTTTTTCATCCCTGGGCTGGGCTCACCAGTATGCTCAGATCAATGGGTGCCGGTGGTTTCTTGTCCCTCCCCAGGACTTGGTGTCAACTCcttcatttgcttcatttttctaaatatttacagCATGAGCCAGGCACCAGGCTCCAGAGTTCACAGTACAAACACCAGAGGTTGATGGGGCACCTTTGGCTGATCATCATGGGAAACCAGTTGCTTCATAAACCTGACAGCATAAAACATCTCAGAAACATGCATCCTTCCAAAAATGTGCAACCAAAACATGTCAGACTTTCAAGACGATGCTTTAGACAAACCAAAGGTCTCATTTAGCTACCAAATGCATCtcatccaaaaagaaaaaaaaaaaaaaaaagaaaaaagaaaagaaaaaaaaaaaaaaaaccctttaaCCACAAAACAAAGGCCTTGAATTGTTTGGATGAGTTCTAGTTTCCCCTAGAACACAGCTGAGCTAGTGACACTGCCAActcttctcctttttatcttattttttttattttttccagagaagcagcaggggCTATGACAAGGAAGCTCTGGGCTGTTTATGATAACCTTTGGCTGCCTGCCCTTCTTCTTCTCTGTAGACACCCCCAGGCCTCCTCTACAGAGCTTTTCTGTCTcccctcagctgcagctcttgctgggagaggagggagcagagagccTGGAGTGCAAAACCGAACAAAGCCCAGCACAATTAATCGTTTCCGTGCCAGGCCCATGGTTTTGTAGAAACCATCGCATGATCTCTACATGACTGGGGTTTGGCAACAGCTCTCAAGTTGGTTTGGCCCTgcaaaaaaaagagggaaatagATATGGAGACATCTCCTTTTCCAGACGGACCCCGTCCATGccaccctccttccctcctccctccgtCTCCCCGCTACCAGACGTTGTTTCATCTCTCAGCCACATTagtttctttctgccttttccccaAACTCTGCTGATGAGTCAGAGCTGGGAGACGAAGAATGCTCATTTCAAAAAGTGATATGCTTACAAGAGCAAAGAGCCAGGGGAGCCAGAAATCGTTGCCCACTGAGGCTGGAggaatgtccaaaacactgcCGGAAATACATTTTACccctttgtatttgtttatgaGCTGCTTGACCAACGTGAGATAACCAACCTACTGTGACCAGAAGAAGATGCTGAACATCCCCTCAGTGCTGGCCTAACTATCAAGCTATTACCCGTGTTTCAGGCAGGGTGGATTGTTATTCCATGCGGTGCTCAGAAACTCGAAGTGACAAAAATATGTCTTCAAGGACCTCTTCAGAGCAGTAACGATGTGAAGCCTGAACATGTCAAAAGGGCTGTCTTTTATGTGTTTCCTTGGGTGACTTGAATGTCTGGGGACACTTAAGATTCAAGTAAGCTTAGGAAATCAATGAGAGTTCAGTACCTACCTTATTTAGACTCTCAAAAATCCCAAGGGAAGCTTGTCTGCAAAACACGACTCTTGAGAGCAGTAATTATCCCAGAGCTACACACTTTTATTTCAGACAACAAGGCCATCCTGGGGAGCTTTTCCTAACCCATCACAGTCCACATACAAAGATGTAAGTGATACCGGCCAGGACACCCAGGGACATCACTCCATAGCTGCTTCGCTTGCTGCTGACTCCATTCACATTGCATAATGGCTTCTCACAGCAAGAAACCCTTTGAGAGGCTTGGTTTTGTTGCTGACTTGCTGCTGGACACGTTGGGGAGCACATCTTAGAGATGACATACTTAGGCTTGTTGGGCtctaatgaagaaaagaagggggaaaaggaaagaaagtcaaATGTAAGAATTGTTGTTCTCACATTTCTAAATGTAAGATGTTCTAAATCTGCActggtaaataaaaataaggccAGGGACCAGTGCCCAAGGCAAATATGTCTTTGGTTCTGGACTGGCAGCAGTCTGGCTATGTCCACACTGCTGCAACATGATGCTGGTCCTCTCGGGGCTCCATGTTACATCTCTCCCAGGTGAAATTAGCTTTTGTGGGTGGCTTTCAGTTCAGGCTGCCCAAAGCAATGATCAAGCTGGATCGCTGCCCACCAGGATGGTTTTCCTGCAACGGAGAACCTTGTGGATGTATTTTATGAGAACACATGGAGGTGCTTGAAGGTGCACCTTCAACCTCACCTTGACCTTCACCTCAACCTTCACCTTGAACCTCAAGGGCCAACCTGAAGGATTGTGCATGGCAGAGGGAGTCAGCCATGGAGCAGTTTTGtccaaacatttttgaaaaccaACCCTGGGAGTGAATATTGCCATGGCAAGAGCTAGCTGGAGAGGTCACAGCAAAGCTGGGGGAGAAAACCATGAAGCAGTGCATGCAGCCCTGGACTGGAGTTCACTCCCTAGTGTTGCTATACATAGCATCAGCATTGCCCCAACTCCTGGTAATATTATCAAGTATTTAGTGATGCTGCAGTGATTGCAATAAGGAGCAACAGGGTCAGTGTCTCCTAACAGTTGGTGACTGGGGTAATTTTTTGCATACGTGAATTCCTGGGACTCCTGTTCTACAGCCCAAACAAAAGCATTGTTCAGAAACTTACTTGTTCCGACGTTGTCACGGATAGTCACACaatatttgtcttcctttgcaCACATGGAAATGGTCAAACAGTTCTTGTTGGACTCCTGCTCTTGGCACACATAGCACATAAACGGATAAGCTGgagggaccaaaaaaaaaaaaaagaaaaaaaaaaaagaaaaaaaaaaaaaagaaaatttcatggTTTAGGAACTACAATACCTGCAAACCAAATATCTACATTTTCCTCGTTATAGCCTGATGAATGCTTGTGTGTGAATGACCCGTGACTTACTTTATCCCCTGACCCGTGGCAGCAATGTTAAATCCCTCTCTGTCTCATACGCCTCAGACTGCGATATGTTATCGATCTGTTTGCAATCTCTGGCAGCAGTAGATGTGAGTGGAATTCAAGGATTTGGGGTCTTTTATGATGGAGATTATTGTTGAGCACTATCTTCTCTGTCCTGTAAGCTCTGCCACGTGAATTACTCAGTCATTTCTCCTGCGCAAGGTGTACACAAGGCTCACCAAGGAGAACATGAGGATGCCTTAGGCCCAGAGCATTTTGAGGAGGTGGGCAATGCAGGAAGTGGGAAAAGCATATTGCTTCTCTTTTATTTGGCTGGGAGAGTGAGTACAGTCACAGATCTTTTCATGAGGTCCAACACCACTAGCTGAGCTGGCCTAACCTCAGTCCTAGGAAGTCTGGGCAGACTAGTCAGATGCTCTGCTGAACTTCTGCATGCTACTGTAAGGTGGAGAATAAATGGGAAGTCTTAACCAAAAGTGGGATTTAACTGGTAAATGCAGATTTGGTGGTATACTTCATACATCTGGAATACAGATACGGAAGATGCCTGCAAGGGCAGGCAATGAAGAGCTGTCCTGTCTTTCAAGGGTGTTCATCCTTACCCTGAGATGCAGAAGATGGTGGGATAGATCTCTGGAGAGCCTCTGGAAAGCGATGATacaaaggaagaagagcagaaacaggAATGTGTAGGAGAGAGGattagtttctttaaaaacacagttatttCTGGAAAGGGAATCAACACAGAATGCTTGCCAAGTTCCTGGTAAGTCTGGGGAGACTGTCAGTACAGAAAGGGCAGAAAGCAATACTCCTGTGAGTGCAGTTTTGCCTGAAAAGAAGTTGGCTGCAAGAAAGTGGAAGGGCAACATAGGTCAGAGAGGACATTAAATGAGAAGtctgagggaagggaagggaagggaagggaagggaagggaagggaagggaagggaagggaagggaagggaagggaagggaagggaagggaagggaagggaagggaagggaagggaagggaagggaagggaagggaagggaagggaagggaaggattaGGCTGATGCTGAGAGAGCTATTATAttgtgtagcttttttttttcttttcttcataattaAACAAGCCGAATCTTCATATACAGGGTAAAACATGCTAGAATAGCATAATTTTTggttaaaaatgtaataaagttTTACCAAAATTGTTGACACATTCTTTCATGGTGTGCTTATGACCAAGCTCAGGAAACACAATCCAGtgaaaatgcaacagaaagGGGGCAAAGCCAGACATTAAAACACACTCACACCACAGTTCACAGTGGTTATTGGTCAAAGCAATTTGAACAGTGCAGCTCATAAGGTTCTCCAtgagctctgctgtgggctCAGTACTACACAATATCATCACTAGTAACACTAGGGAAGCAATAGAGGGATTGCCTCATATTTTTAGATGATGCCGAGGAGAAATGATCTGAAAAAGTACTGTAAGGAGAGTTCTAGGTGATTTTGACACATGGATgtaacaaaacagtaaataaataaagaaagggTGCAgttcaaaaaagagaaatacattgCACTAAAATAAAACTGGCCACATAACACAGGATGAGGAACAACAGGTTAGGGTACAATTAAGAACTGCAGTGTAAACAGTGGGAGCCAACAGTGTCACACtacagcaatgaaaacaaatgtcactCAAGGGAACACAGGCAGCAACATCATGTGCAAGATATGCAAAGTGCCCTTTCCACTCTGGCAAGACCTCGTCTGAAACACTGATGTCCTAATCTGTATGCGACACTTCAAAAATATGCGAAGCACTTGGAGAGGGAccagaggagagggagaagtgGTCAGAGATCTTGAAAATACAACCTTGTAGAAAAGGTTGgaagcatttcatttgtttagTCAAAGTGAGATAATGCTGAGGAAAGACACAGTGACCTTCGTcaagcaagcaaaaagaaactgcaaagaaGGTCATAAACTGTTCTTCACAGCCTATGTTGAAAACACAGGAGAACTGTACAAAAAGAGAGGGGCGTTAGATATTTAGATTAACTCTCTAAAGGGAAAAGTGTCTGAGCCGTTCCAGGCTGTTCAATCTTCTTTGTTGGAAATTTTCAAGGCCCCATCACACAAACGTCTACCTGATCTGATCCAGCATTGGACCAGGGAAAAGGATTGTGACATTTTAATATCTCTTCTGGACATATTTCTATACCAGTGAGTTCATAGAAGCAAATGACAACAGACCCTCTTGGTGGGCTGTGACATCAAGAGTTTTGATCAAAAGTTAGAACAGAAATGGAATGGAGCTCCAGATACAAGAGAATAATCAAATAGTTCTGTCCAACACTGCCTTTGTCTCTGCACCAGTCCAGAAAATTGTGATCTTTTTATCTCGAATGTGAAAGACTTGAATTAGAACAACTAGGTGTCTCTGATCAAGACTGGGCTACAGAACACTGCTGTACAAAAGGCTGTCCTAATGTCCATTTGCAAGGCAATGCCAATATAAAATGTCATCAGCTCACTAGAGCAATAAGGTACACCACCATGAAATGTGTCCTGGGTCTCTGTTAGCCTTCCACATCGTCCTAGGTAATACTGAGGATGTGGCCCCTCATAATTACTCTCCTGTCTCCATTTTGTGTGATACCACTCAGGATAGCACTCTTATTTTTACAGTTACATACCcctttccccaccccaaaacTGACCAGAACTTGTGATCTTCCAAGCATGCTGCAGTGCCATCTGTCCAAAAAAACTTGGGAGTAAGAGGTTGATACATCAGAGagcaaaaattaattaaatgtctTTCTCAACCCCTGCTAGATATGTATCATGGTTTCTGGGAAACCATCAGGTGTGGGGGAGATACTGGCAAACTGATCGTGCAAGTGGCATGTAGCAATACACGTGTATCAGTCCCAGAAGGAGGACAAACATCTAGAATAACTCAGACTTTGCTTCGGAAGGAGGATGCCTTTAACATGACATATGCATACAAAAGTTCTTTCACCTCTGACTCCCATTTCACCTATAAAAATTCTCAGTGTTGTGTTTCCTAGGGAGCAAGACACACGACACGCCATGTGGCTCAGAACAATGAAAGAAGCAGCTGTGAGGAGAAGTCTGTAAAATCTGTAAAACTGATATGGGTAAAAAATATGTCTTGTTATGACTTCTGGCACTTTCAACTTACATCATCGGGAAAGATCCCACAGACCACTGCATGTATATAACAGCACCTGGTACTACACAGTTAGAGCTTTATCACTTGGTACCACCTGGTGGGTGGAAGAATTAACTTTATCAGGGTCTTATTCCTGCAGCAAATGGAGAGCTCATTGTTAATCAAGGTATAGATGGAAGCTGGCAGCCACATGGCTGCAGCATTGCAATATTGCAAAGCTGGTGATGGCCCCCAAAATTCCTGTCACGTGGAAAATTTACGCCATCCTCTCTATAAGCCTTATTTTAATTAGCAACAGTATTAGAGGCTCACCTTGCTCCACGCACAGGACAGCAGCCAGCAAGGTGACAAGAGCAGTCTTCATCTCCACCAGACACTCTCAGCCAGACTAGGAAGGTGTTCGGAGGGCAGGTTATATACCTTTGGAACAGCAGCAGTTTTACAGGTTCCAGATGTCTCGCGGGTGGACATGAAATCAACCCAAGGGTGTGTAATGTGCATGTGGGAGTTCTCCATGCTGGAGCCCATGGAACGGGATAGCACCCTGGGGAAAAGTCCCTTTAGCACCTCGTTTATTGCTCTTCCAGTCTTATGAGTAATGGTAAATGAGGGAAATGAGgagctctcctctcctctggctTCCTTCACTTCCTCCTATCTTTCTTCTCAACGGAAGCAGGAGTTGCTGTGACGAAACAGCGGAGCCTGCAGGCACAGGGAAATAGTCCTTGCAGTGCGTTTTTGTAATCCACTTAGATAGTCCGTGCGTGATGCACCAGAGCTCATACCGCTTTCCTTAATTATTCTGCAGAACCAGAAGGCCAGATTCTCAACTGGCCTACACTGATTTAGCTCCAATAATGTCAATTTTACACTAAATGAAATTAGCTGACGGttatttacacagaaatttttcctcaaattttcATGTTGGTCTTCATATCTTTATCATTTTTCTGCTACCTGCAGTTAATCCCTGTGCTCATTCCTCTCTTGGTTGTACTTCTCGAACACCTTTCAAAATCccataaatgttttatttaatgatgTTTTGCTTCTATTTTGGGGATCTTTTAGAGGGTCTGCTTTTCTCCACACCCAGCACTTTCTGGAAATCAGACCTCTGCTTATAATACCACAAATTGGCATCCTGGAATTGCCAGTCTACTCTGAAAAAGCCATCTCTCACAATATCTTTTTCAATCTCTCCTCTTAAATCAGTCTGTCTCCCTCTATTCCTCCGTGTTGCCCTCCTCTGAATTTCTTAAGATCTGTTTCTGACATTGTGGGAAATAAAACCTAATAGGAGCTGCGTCTTGCAAGAGCTCGTGCTACCATCTCAATGTTCCTCGAAGGTGAGATTAGTCCTGCACAACAGGTAGCAGaacacacaaatgaaaatgttgccAAAACCACCTTTTTCTGACAATTACAGAATAACGTAGCAGGCAGTTCTCTAGGAGCAGCCATCAGGGTATTTGCTTGGTCTTTGCAGCACAAGgggttgtttcctttttatctaACATGATTCACTTAAACACTGGATGATTTCCTTATCCTCATGAGTTTTTTACACTTTTCAGGCCTTCCTAGAACTGCTCCAGGAATGACATCATCAGGTGGTGAATTCCAGAGTTATTCAAGGCTGATGTCAAAACAGACATCCCTACTCTTGGTTTGGGAGATTGGTGAGGTCAGCAGGGGTCATGCTGGTGATGATCAGATTGAACCTTCTGCTTTGCTGAGGTCAGTTAGGTTTACTGTCCAAATGTGTTAGAAACAGGTTCCTCTTCCTAATTAGTGGGTGTTTCCTCCTGCTGGTATTTTGCAATATGGGTAAAAGGAAgcaactgtttttcctttgttttggtCCTATTAATTTCCCCATAGACTTCTGTACTGTGTATTCCAGCTTCCCTTTCTCCATAACTGAAAGACTGATCCAGTTATTGCCATATCCCCCGTCACGCTGACCTTTCCAACACCCATTTCTTTCTACATGAACCTTCATGCAATAGGATTTTGGCTCAGTCCGTTCATCAAGTCACCAGCTTATTAGTCAGCAAGTGAGGCTAAGCACTGCCAACAAGCGTGTACTGAATCTAAGAAGAGAAATTTGAGTAGGAAACCAGCTCTTCTATGTCAAACAGTTATCTGGGAGCTGTCCTCAAGATATTAAAGTCTTGGTTATTACCTAGGCCTACTGTAATGCTGGAGCATGCTCTCTTCACAGCATCTAGAGACGGCTAATTTGCAGCCCAGTGACTAAGTTGCAgtgattctttctttctcaagaGGACGGATTACGAAACTCGAAGCAGTCAGAGGCAATAATTAAGCAGCCAAAGTGGGGAGGCATCTCCTGCTGACCATCATCACAGACCTCAGCCTGGAGGAAGGTCTGGAGCAGGCCAACCAGGGACACCAAGGAAGAAGTAAGATTGAGGAAGACCAAAATAACTATGGGACTGAGTCACCTCTGTTGAGTGATCTCATCGATACCCATTTGGGAAAACTAAAATGGACCTCAAAATGGAGCCATGAGTTGGCCACATGACAATAGAGCCACAGCTAATTGTGAAAAGGGGTTGTTTTGCCACTTTCCATgactttcagaagcattttagaCCCATTGAAGACCTTGTTCTGATCTTACAAATCCATCTTCTCTCTTGCTTTGTCACTGGTGCGCTGGGTTGATCTGGTGTTGATCTGATCTggacaaacaagcaaagagaaagggaagaaagttgATATTGTGAGGGAAAACAGGGCCAAAGCATTCAAGGAGAGCAGAAGGTAGCATAGAACCTTCCCTATCAATGGTGATAAAGCCCTGAGTTAGGGAAAACGAGGACCAAGGTCACATCACCTCCCACAGGTGCCTAATTTAGGCAGGGCAAGGCCTCCTTGGCTGATTCAGGTCCTGGCGCAGTGATCCAGAGCACAGAAAACGAACTCTTATATAATCCCGGTAGAGAGAGCCATCTGCCTCCCAGGAGTAATCCCAACTATCTGAGTGAGACGCCCTTCTTCTTCCCAGGAGCCCTCCAGGCACCCCAGATGTCTCTGCAGGGTACCTTGATGTTTTCATGGGAGGAGTATGCAACCATGGGAGccaacaaataagaaaattggGGTGGAGGGACCTGGAATTAGGCATCTGTATCTGCACGCCAGATGTCACATCAGGATTTCTCAGGGAGGCTGGCAGAGTGGAGTCTACTCTTACACAACACCTATTGCCGAGGAGGGTTCCCTGTGGAAGCTTTCATGGTTTGAGGACCTCCTGTGCCTCAGGACAATTCAGATAAGACAGATAAAGAACCTTTTATGTAACCAGAGATGTTGGTCAATCTCGGTGGGTTGTGTTGCTGGGCACGAGGGAATGTAAAACCTGTGGGGTCACAGAGAAACCGGGTGCGAGggaggcaggctgcagcccacaGATGGAGCTGCTCCCTTCGGGACAAGCGTCCTGGCTTGTCAGTGCTGTTCATGACTCCTTCATGTGATGGCCGTAAGCAGACCATGAAACCCTGCATGGCAGAAGCAGGCTCTTACAAATGTGTTCATCCTCTTTTCCCACACATTCTTCCTTCATGTCCCAGCTTCCCTCCCATCCCAAAACAGAGGCTCCTGCCAAGCCCAGGTAGCACAGGACATGACCTTGTTTTAAACCTGGATGCCAAGAGCAGCTTTGAATTCACAAGCTCAGCAGGACAAGACCTGTACTGCAGTCGCCAGTACTGGCCCAGCTTGGTCTTGGCCTGTGCCAACCAACGCTGTCACTAAGAAATCCTAAGCCTGTGGACAGCAAAGACTGGAGGCTACTTCAAATAGTTCGGTCTTCACCACTGTATGGTCTGGGAGTGGGGCAGAGGATGGCCATCCGAGGGCACAGAACAGCTCTCATGTGTTCAAGATATTCAGATGTGTGTGCCACATGAATATCTCTAAATTTGGCAGGATGGGAAGAAAGATGAAGGGGGTAGATGGGACAGAAGTTTGGAGCCAGCTCAGCTGAAGGATGGCAGCACAATATAAACCATAGGGACAACAAAGAGTCTCGTGGCTAAAGGTGGAATATCCTTGGCCAACCTTTCAGCTGCACTgaggataaataaaaaaagagatgagGCTATAACAGGAAAATAGAGGTTGGAAGCAAAACCCAGGCCaagactggaaaaagaagatgaTGAGGAAGgctatgaaagaaaacagccagGGTCTGCATAGCCAGGCACTGGAcatggaggggaggaagggtggGAAAGAAGGCGTTGGAGTAAATTGGGTTAAGAGGAGGCTGTGAGACAACATTTCCTTTACAAACCTGTTACAAAGACCTGGGAGTTGTGAGCCTTGCTCCTCTGCTCTTGGCACATCCCCACGGCTCTCCCTGTGCGGTGAGCCTATGAAGCCAGAACCAGCTGGGTGAGCTGCACCCAACTAATTACCCCGGGAAATCTTTGTCAGAGTAACCCTAATGGAGAGCTTCTCCAGCTCAGGAGAAAGCATTTCAGCCTCACACGGCTCACTTCGGGAGGGTTTAAGTGAGCAGACTTCTCAGTCAGAACTAAGATTATTTACAAGGAAGGTCAGCACAAAGGAATGTGTTCCTTCAAATTTTAACAAGGTAGAAAACTTGACTAGCAAACGtaagagatttgttttcagagttattattttgttacagATGAAGCTGAAATTTCAACACTCCAGCAGACACACGGTATAAACCGTGTGTCTTTTCTGAGGGGTTTCCTTTAAACACCATGCAAGatacttttcttccctttcaagaTAATCCGTAATGCTTATAAAGCAACTTTCATTGGAAGATCTTAAatcactttaaaga
The genomic region above belongs to Cygnus atratus isolate AKBS03 ecotype Queensland, Australia chromosome 2, CAtr_DNAZoo_HiC_assembly, whole genome shotgun sequence and contains:
- the LOC118257938 gene encoding lymphocyte antigen 6E-like — encoded protein: MKTALVTLLAAVLCVEQAYPFMCYVCQEQESNKNCLTISMCAKEDKYCVTIRDNVGTKPNKPKYVISKMCSPTCPAASQQQNQASQRVSCCEKPLCNVNGVSSKRSSYGVMSLGVLAGITYIFVCGL